From Centropristis striata isolate RG_2023a ecotype Rhode Island chromosome 16, C.striata_1.0, whole genome shotgun sequence, a single genomic window includes:
- the vgll2b gene encoding transcription cofactor vestigial-like protein 2b, which produces MSCLDVMYPAYGHYAPYAPTAPAFINSFQAPAGLSSTSPLSRDFMDTPRGPEGMSGGPGTGGSTSSSSSTSSSSSSYTPAALRPEEGPKEKQEAPEAEYLTSRCVLFTYYQGDISSVVDEHFSRALSSYMDGEGKRRAADQQGTDTPSPSSRRSFPPSFWDSNYSSPQSRSHCETGAPSYSMDPYASALHAGLPHPHAHPHPHAHPHSHPHPPESWGYPQAQAYGHPRPLHELYSPSALEPHYGPLLMPTVRPPHLATLPSHYEVSKLEPTASWPGLLPPGDVGQTLALNMDAGLQQHKKGKELYWF; this is translated from the exons ATGAGCTGTTTGGATGTTATGTACCCAGCCTATGGACATTACGCACCGTACGCACCGACTGCTCCTGCTTTTATCAATAGCTTTCAG GCTCCCGCAGGTCTGAGCAGCACTTCTCCTCTCAGCCGGGATTTTATGGACACTCCCAGGGGTCCCGAGGGGATGTCTGGGGGCCCGGGCACTGGAGGATcaacttcctcttcttcttcaaccagctcttcctcttcctcgtaCACACCTGCAGCTTTAAGGCCAGAGGAGGGCCCCAAGGAGAAGCAGGAGGCCCCTGAGGCAGAGTACCTGACGTCTCGCTGTGTCCTCTTCACCTACTACCAGGGAGACATCAGCAGCGTGGTGGACGAGCACTTCTCCAGGGCTCTCAGCTCATACATGGATGGAGAGGGCAAACGCAGGGCAGCAGACCAACAGGGCACAG ACACCCCTTCACCCAGCAGTCGAAGAAGCTTCCCTCCATCCTTCTGGGACAGTAACTACTCCTCGCCACAGAGCCGCTCCCACTGTGAGACGGGTGCTCCTTCCTATTCCATGGACCCATACGCATCAGCACTGCACGCGGGCCTGCCGCACCCTCACGCTCACCCTCACCCACACGCTCACCCTCACTCCCACCCTCACCCACCAGAAAGCTGGGGATACCCCCAGGCCCAAGCCTACGGCCACCCACGGCCTCTCCACGAACTGTATTCACCGTCAGCTTTGGAGCCCCACTACGGGCCCCTGCTCATGCCCACGGTGAGGCCCCCTCATCTCGCCACCCTGCCAAGCCACTACGAAGTAAGCAAGCTGGAGCCCACTGCCTCCTGGCCTGGCCTGCTTCCACCAGGAGATGTTGGCCAAACACTGGCACTGAACATGGATGCAG GCCTCCAGCAGCACAAGAAAGGCAAGGAGCTGTACTGGTTCTAA
- the ythdf2 gene encoding YTH domain-containing family protein 2, producing the protein MSASSLLEQRPKGQANKVQNGAVTQKDTLNDDEFDRYMHNSHLRQSAYTAMSDSYMPSYYSPSIGFSYSLNEAAWSTGGDPPMPYLASYGQLSNGEPHYLPDAMFGQPGPLGSNPFLGPGFNFFPSGIDLSAWGNNSSQGQSGTPQSSGFSSSSYAYAPSSLGGAMIDGQSPFAPAANEPLNKAPGMNSLDQGMAGLKLGAAPGGNGDMAPKVVGSGLPGGGPLGPVSSVGPPSMPPVSIAPAKPASWADIASKPAKPQPKLKTKGGMAGANLPPPPIKHNMDIGTWDNKGSMPKAATPQQVPPIPSNGQPPNQASPQPGATAVGNPQMPLSNGQLVPPVSQMGQHQLPPGGQPGMAQMPQPPLSQGPPPSQQQQPSQPTRWVPPRNRANGFGDGSGTGTGQSPPTSSGVGVVPGVPSEPHPVLEKLRMVNNYNPKDFDWNPKQGRVFIIKSYSEDDIHRSIKYNIWCSTEHGNKRLDAAYRSLGGKGPLYLLFSVNGSGHFCGVAEMRSPVDYNTSAGVWSQDKWKGRFDVRWIFVKDVPNSQLRHIRLENNENKPVTNSRDTQEVPLDKARQVLKIIAGYKHTTSIFDDFSHYEKRQEEEECVKKVEVQGSEPYPSNPSNRSHYRLQERQGRVK; encoded by the exons ATGTCAGCCAGCAGCCTTCTTGAACAG AGACCGAAAGGCCAAGCTAATAAAG tgCAAAACGGAGCTGTGACCCAAAAGGATACTTTGAATGACGATGAGTTTGATCGTTACATGCATAATAGTCACCTCAGACAG AGTGCCTATACGGCCATGTCGGACTCGTACATGCCCAGCTACTACAGCCCCTCCATAGGATTTTCCTACTCCTTGAACGAGGCAGCATGGTCCACTGGTGGGGACCCTCCTATGCCTTACCTGGCCTCCTATGGACAGTTGAGCAATGGGGAGCCCCACTACCTCCCGGATGCTATGTTTGGCCAGCCAGGCCCCCTGGGGAGCAACCCTTTCCTGGGTCCTGGTTTCAACTTCTTCCCCAGTGGCATCGACCTCTCGGCATGGGGCAATAACAGCTCTCAGGGACAGTCGGGGACACCGCAGAGCTCtggcttcagcagcagcagctatgCCTACGCTCCCAGCTCGCTTGGGGGTGCCATGATCGATGGACAGTCCCCGTTTGCACCTGCTGCCAATGAGCCCCTGAACAAGGCACCTGGTATGAACAGCCTTGACCAGGGGATGGCAGGGCTTAAGCTCGGTGCTGCTCCTGGTGGTAATGGGGACATGGCTCCTAAGGTGGTTGGCTCTGGCTTACCTGGTGGGGGTCCCCTTGGCCCTGTATCATCAGTAGGACCTCCCAGCATGCCTCCTGTCTCAATTGCCCCTGCCAAGCCCGCCTCCTGGGCCGATATTGCCAGCAAGCCAGCCAAGCCTCAACCCAAGCTGAAAACCAAGGGTGGCATGGCCGGTGCCAATTTGCCTCCTCCGCCCATTAAACACAACATGGACATCGGCACTTGGGACAACAAGGGCAGCATGCCTAAAGCTGCCACCCCTCAGCAGGTGCCCCCTATTCCCAGCAATGGGCAGCCGCCCAATCAGGCTTCCCCACAGCCCGGAGCTACTGCTGTAGGGAACCCACAAATGCCCCTCAGCAATGGACAGCTCGTACCCCCTGTTTCCCAGATGGGGCAGCATCAGCTTCCACCCGGTGGGCAACCAGGTATGGCTCAGATGCCCCAGCCTCCCCTCTCCCAGGGTCCTCCTCCAAGCCAACAACAGCAACCTTCTCAACCTACACGTTGGGTCCCTCCACGGAACCGGGCCAATGGATTTGGGGATGGCAGCGGGACTGGTACAGGACAGTCACCTCCCACTTCTTCTGGGGTGGGTGTGGTTCCTGGAGTCCCTTCTGAGCCTCACCCAGTCTTAGAGAAGTTGCGCATGGTCAACAATTATAACCCCAAGGACTTTGACTGGAATCCCAAGCAGGGCAGGGTGTTTATCATCAAGAGCTACTCCGAGGATGACATCCACCGTTCCATCAAGTATAACATCTGGTGCAGCACGGAGCATGGCAATAAGAGGCTTGATGCAGCTTATCGTTCATTGGGTGGCAAAGGGCCACTTTATCTTCTGTTCAGTGTCAATGGGAGTGGTCACTTCTGTGGGGTAGCAGAGATGCGCTCACCCGTGGACTACAACACGTCTGCTGGCGTGTGGTCACAGGACAAGTGGAAGGGTCGTTTTGACGTGCGCTGGATCTTTGTTAAGGACGTTCCCAACAGTCAGCTACGGCACATTCGACTGGAGAACAACGAAAACAAGCCAGTGACCAACTCTCGGGACACACAGGAGGTACCACTGGACAAGGCCAGGCAGGTGCTAAAGATCATCGCTGGATATAAACACACCACTTCCATCTTCGATGACTTTTCTCACTACGAGAAGcgtcaggaggaggaagagtgtGTGAAAAAG GTGGAGGTCCAAGGCAGTGAGCCATATCCCAGCAACCCAAGCAACAGGAGTCATTACCGGCTTCAG GAGCGCCAAGGACGAGTCAAGTAA